A genomic window from Phoenix dactylifera cultivar Barhee BC4 chromosome 7, palm_55x_up_171113_PBpolish2nd_filt_p, whole genome shotgun sequence includes:
- the LOC103707853 gene encoding non-specific phospholipase C6-like, translated as MASSKIRPSSSPLPSFVLLLTLSLFHPLRCSHAAAQQPIQAIVVLVLENRSFDHMLGWMKKAFNSSLDGLTGTECNHRSTQDPNSPSICVSDDALYVDPDPDHSFQGVKEQVFGSGATPSMSGFAEQALAISEDMATTVMKGFKPENLPVFASLVQEFAVFDRWFSSLPGPTQPNRLFLYSATSHGATRHDKWKLLRGYPQKTIFDSLHDDGLDFNIYFESAPTTLFYRRLRKLKYASKFHKFGTFMNHARDGRLARLSVLEPRYFDLGRSPANDDHPSHDVANGQKLVKDVYEALRASPQWNESLLIITYDEHGGFYDHVATPNLGIPSPDGIVGPEPYSFGFDRLGVRVPTIAVSPWIQKGTVVTRPNGPTPNSEFEHSSIPATIKKLYNLTSDFLTRRDAWAGTFESILSELTLPRADCPEVLPDVPPLRTTRAKEERPLSEFQREIVQLAAVLCGDGHSISLSNMTVKKADGYAKNAVSRFFQASREALYSGADESEIVDMRASMNARTTIP; from the exons ATGGCAAGCTCCAAAATTAGACCCTCTTcttcccccctcccctccttcgTGCTACTTCTAACCCTCTCCCTTTTCCACCCTCTGCGTTGCTCCCATGCAGCAGCTCAGCAACCCATCCAAGCCATTGTAGTCCTTGTGCTAGAGAACCGGTCCTTCGATCACATGCTCGGATGGATGAAAAAGGCCTTCAACTCGTCCCTCGATGGCCTCACAGGCACCGAATGCAACCATCGATCCACCCAAGACCCCAATTCACCAAGCATTTGTGTTTCCGACGATGCCCTCTACGTCGATCCCGATCCGGACCACTCATTCCAGGGCGTCAAGGAACAAGTCTTCGGCTCTGGTGCCACCCCATCCATGTCAGGCTTCGCAGAGCAAGCTCTAGCCATCTCCGAAGACATGGCCACCACCGTCATGAAAGGCTTCAAGCCTGAGAATTTGCCCGTTTTCGCCTCCCTGGTGCAAGAATTCGCAGTCTTCGATCGATGGTTCTCATCACTTCCAGGGCCGACGCAGCCTAACAGGCTCTTCTTGTACTCCGCCACCTCTCACGGGGCGACGAGACACGATAAGTGGAAGCTACTTCGAGGTTACccgcagaagaccatcttcgacTCTCTTCATGACGATGGCTTGGACTTCAACATCTACTTCGAGAGTGCTCCGACGACACTGTTCTATAGGAGGTTGAGGAAGCTGAAGTATGCGTCCAAATTCCATAAGTTTGGGACCTTCATGAACCATGCGAGGGATGGGAGGCTGGCAAGACTTAGTGTGCTCGAGCCGAGGTACTTCGATCTCGGTCGCAGCCCTGCAAATGATGACCATCCTTCGCATGATGTTGCCAATGGGCAGAAGCTGGTGAAGGATGTGTATGAGGCTCTAAGAGCTAGTCCTCAGTGGAATGAGAGCCTTCTGATCATCACGTATGATGAGCATGGTGGATTCTACGACCATGTTGCGACTCCTAATCTTGGTATTCCAAGTCCTGATGGGATCGTAGGGCCTGAACCTTACAGCTTTGGCTTTGATCGGCTAGGAGTTCGAGTTCCCACGATCGCAGTATCCCCATGGATCCAGAAAGGAACAG TGGTGACCAGGCCAAATGGACCAACTCCAAACTCAGAGTTTGAGCACTCTTCAATCCCTGCAACCATAAAGAAATTGTACAACCTCACCTCGGATTTCTTGACTCGCAGAGATGCTTGGGCTGGGACCTTCGAGAGCATCCTCAGTGAGCTAACCTTGCCAAGAGCAGACTGCCCTG AAGTGTTGCCAGATGTGCCGCCTCTGAGGACGACTCGAGCAAAAGAAGAAAGACCACTATCAGAGTTTCAGAGAGAGATAGTCCAATTGGCTGCTGTTCTCTGTGGTGATGGTCACTCAATCAGCTTAAGCAATATGACTGTTAAGAAAGCTGATGGATATGCGAAAAATGCTGTCTCAAGATTCTTTCAAGCAAGCAGAGAAGCTTTATACTCGGGTGCAGATGAATCAGAGATAGTAGATATGAGAGCCTCAATGAATGCTAGAACCACAATCCCATGA